In the genome of Crassostrea angulata isolate pt1a10 chromosome 6, ASM2561291v2, whole genome shotgun sequence, the window atgataaaatttaaaaaaacattttgccatATTCGATagaattttgtgaaaatgtagaagatttttatttgttaaggTGAAGCTGGACTTACATATTGTAGTTTCTCCGATTTAGccatgaaatattaataaaatatagcTCGTAATaggattttttcatatatattggATATTATATGCTTTCAGATATCGATAAAAATCAATACGTGTACAATATATTCATTGCTAGGTATTGTTTTATTccgcaaaaaaataaaagaccTCTTGAACATTTTCCATGCATGGGTAAAATTGAACAAACATTTATGTcgtcaatttttatttcaacatcagTGCACGCGTATTAAGACAAGTTCTGTCAATCTTTATGTATCCATTGTTGGTTGCTTAacaaaaaacacataaaaaaaatagacttATTACGAGAAATTATTACACATATAATGATGGAATtttatggtaattttttttagatcttAAAAAATACAGTTATAAGCAAAGGTAAAGGTTACAATAAATTTGTTCGCATCCTGCAAATGGTTTGACGAAAACCGATACTGACATTAAATTCTGCATGTAAGAATGAATATCATATAAATAAGTATGAAGGCTGCATATGGCTCTCTGGTCAGTCGTCTGACGTGACATCTCACTGTCATGCATGAGGTCGAATCATCATCTGAAACGTCTTCAAGGAACTCCAGCCATTCCATTTATATACCATGTAATGTATGATGCGCTATATTTCTCATAGTTCGAGAAAAGACCATTGAAGTTGGCACAGAGACACCTGTTGAACCACCCCGCCGTTTGATACTGCGCGGCACAGTTACTGGTGCCTCCGTCATTATCCTGGTCCGCTGTGGAAAACTTCATATTGTTACTTTCCTCCGTCAAGCTATCTTCTACAATCACATTTGTCATGAAGAATATTTGTGAATGAAATGCTTTTCGAGACAATCAACATTCTAAATgtcatttttagccgggctctgctgaaagcagagtcatggctgtaggcaggcgaatcgccaatgttactataaatagcacaacttcaaaagttaaaaaaaaaaaaacagcgtcaaagcagagacataaatacaCGTATAATTCATTTCGGTTGAACTCgatgaataataattttttttttcttttgtggaaaccacaggggccaagcccgttttaacattaatttcaatgtaacgttaaaacgggcttggcccctgtggtgGAAACGCCAATAAGAGATAGGGGCGGGGCTTAAGGTTTTGTAGGTAAGTCGTGTTCGATATTTATTCATTCTGGTGTTCAAACTTTGCACCGGAAAGTTTAAAGTGTATGGTTGTGACTTTGACAATATTATTTACGATAGTCTCAACAATCTTTTCCATTCCATCAAGTTGTTTCGTTATCCTTTCGATACCCTGATATTAATTTGCCGCAGTTCGATTTTCATGAAGTCTTCTGACCTATGCCTATCTCCCATATCGTCAAACAACACCGGTCCTGTCATCGATACAAACATTGAAGCCCAGATCAAAATTCCAAAAAGTCTTCCCATCGCTGAGCTTTTTGTAAGACCGCTCTGAGATTACGGTCGTAAAGAAATTGTGACGAGGaatacatattaatatatttgcGAGACTGGCCTCTTCAACTGCGATGGGCTAGAAGTAAAGTAGCCTGAGACTAGAAATACTCATATCAGTCAAAACACTGTCAACCTATACTTCAGCTCTAAGGAAAAAGTAAAGAGGGTGATGGAAGTTAGTAATTTCCTTATTCAAACACTTCCTTATTtctctttgattttattttcagacaACTCTCCTTATACAATTTACATTAACTATATTTTTTCTGGCTCGCATGAAGGGACTTTTCTGATCAGAATTTGTTCAGCATCTGTTGTCGGGGTGGCAGTTTTTCATCTTGGTAGATTTCAAACAATTGATATACACAATGAAGTCCAAACCAGATTCCAAATACAAGTAGTCTTATCATTGCCGAGCTATccgtttatacatgtactagtttttTATTGTCAGGCGATCTGTTACGAGCACAATGATTGACAAATCGTAGATGATTGTGGAATTGAATACGAGGGAATgagtttgtttatataaaccTTCTTACACGTTTCGTTACGCTTCGATACAGCAAGATCGCGATAGATTTATTTTAGGCGACGCGATCTGTCACGACCTCATCACCCGCTAGATACGATCAAATACGTTCTGAAAGGATTGTCCCGATCGAGTTTAAGATTGAATTGCATCTGCTCAAAAAGTCGCTTTAGCTTAATACCAGTCTTAACAGACTCTGATtacaatgttttcattttgatgcCATTCCTCCTATGGCGGATGCAGAGTTTGTCTGGAGGGATAGCGTAGACTAGTCAAGTTTTCATCTTGGTAGATTTCAAACAATTGATATACACAATGAAGTCCAAACCAGATTCCAAATACCAGTAGTCTTATCATTGCCGAGCTATccgtttatacatgtactagtttttTATTGTCAGGCGATCTGTTACGAGCACAATGATTGACAAATCGTAGATGATTGTGGAATTGAATACGAGGGAATgagtttgtttatataaaccTTCTTACACGTTTCGTTACGCTTCGATACAGCAAGATCGCGATAGATTTATTTTAGGCGACGCGATCTGTCACGACCTCATCACCCGCTAGATACGATCAAATACGTTCTGAAAGGATTGTCCCGATCGAGTTTAAGATTGAATTGCATCTGCTCAAAAAGTCGCTTTAGCTTAATACCAGTCTTAACAGACTCTGATtacaatgttttcattttgatgcCATTCCTCCTATGGCGGATGCAGAGTTTGTCTGGAGGGATAGCGTAGACTAGTCAAGTTTTCATCTTGGTAGATTTCAAACAATTGATATACACAATGAAGTCCAAACCAGATTCCAAATACCAGTAGTCTTATCATTGCCGAGCTATccgtttatacatgtactagtttttTATTGTCAGGCGATCTGTTACGAGCACAATGATTGACAAATCGTAGATGATTGTGGAATTGAATACGAGGGAATgagtttgtttatataaaccTTCTTACACGTTTCGTTACGCTTCGATACAGCAAGATCGCGATAGATTTATTTTAGGCGACGCGATCTGTCACGACCTCATCACCCGCTAGATACGATCAAATACGTTCTGAAAGGATTGTCCCGATCGAGTTTAAGATTGAATTGCATCTGCTCAAAAAGTCGCTTTAGCTTAATACCAGTCTTAACAGACTCTGATtacaatgttttcattttgatgcCATTCCTCCTATGGCGGATGCAGAGTTTGTCTGGAGGGATAGCGTAGACTAGTCAAGTGTAGAGCAACCTAATGCATCTCCCAACTCAGCTTCAACAGGGAAACATCGGACGAAATTCCATATAGGTTTCAAAACTTGTAAGTTAAGAAAttccaatctgattaaaatcagatctttgatccgctccgacaAATTCTGATGTAAGAGATCGGCGGCGATTTTGACAAAGCGTCAAGTCTCATATATGGTCGCGTTTACTGTCAACAGTTTGTGTCAGACCATACTTGGTCGTGAACAGTCAGGACATGTGTGTTAGGACACGATAAATTGTTTCTGTTCGTGACCGATTATGAGACAACGCAACGAAATGCAGCGCAGCATGGTGTTCTTCTTGcacaaaattaatgattccgATCATCACGATTTGATTTGATGTTGTGTTTGATAATGATAACTTAGATTTGGTATGATAGAaaagattgaaaattaatagtgttggtGGAAGAAAAATTTTGAcagtcaggttttttttttctacgatCAATACGATTGCCAAGATTAACGTCAAGATCTGACAATAATTGATAATGATTGCTATGCTGCATCCATGAGTTAAGGGCTATGAAGTTTATACAATCGATTAAATCTAGATACGATCTAGAAAACTAGTAATAATTAAGTCGATTATCGTCCATGTAATGTTCAACATGTATGAATTTTCATTAATACTTTCAGACAGTTTTTTAAATCATCCATTACTATTTATCTGATATTTGTCTCAACAGCCTTTATAGTCGATGATCGTTGTGACCGAGCGATAGTCGAGAACTCGTTGACATTCCTATAGTTTCTGTATTATTAGTTAGCACTGCCAACAATATCGTGACCAGATTTGGACTATGTTTTTTTGCATAACTGTTTCATGTATTCATGGGTTTCCGATTCAGAATCAAACTCAGATCCATCAtacatgttaaattttgaattatcgTAGTTTTCTTTCGTGCGTGTTTAGAATGCTAGATCACTGCAAAGAGATGGACAGGCTAACGCATACGCAAGGTCCAAAAGACACATTGCTCGCCTGATAACAATTCTTAAGAGTGGCCAAGCAGGAGAACAGTTTCACTAAATGTATACTTAATTATTCATTTCACAAACTTTGTACAACTGCGTTTAACTCAAGAAATGATAAACATCAAAATTTAAGACTGCATACTTCAAGGATTAGTTTATTTCATTTCCTATATTTAATCtcaataacaaacatttttttttctgtaatattgGTATTTAATATAAACGCTCTCATGTGTTACTGTAAGTCTGGAATATATATACAGAGAATTCAatagaaaatcaaaattatttttgcaaaagACAAAATTTTAGAACTTTGTATTCAAGTTTCACTGTATTTCTATtgatgaacaaacttgaaataaaCTCCAGACGTATGGCAACAAAGGGGAAGGGGCGGAGAGGCCGGCCCATCCACCCTCTTTTTTAAGTGCccttttcttttatttactgCAGAAAAATATACCTAAAAGCCATTGGGTTCCTCTACTTTTTGTCTAGTCCTTCTACTTTGAAAAACATGATGCTACATGCCTGAACTCCAAATTAATTTCACAAAAGCATCCCTTCTTCAGAATAGGCTATATATAATATgccaaaaataaatcaaataacgCTTTGATACAATTGAAAATAGCATTTGTTtctaaactagaggtactgtgagcaagctcaaaATTGATTCCCCcgcaaataaaatataataactcGAATACCGGTATTTCTCTACTGGAAAGTAACGGATGCACCGTTTTCTTACAGTGACCTTGAAGTTGCAAAAATAATCAAAGCTCAAATTCAGGACATATTAACAGATCACCAGCAAACTTTGTGTCAAAATTTAGCTTTTTATCATTTTGCATTACAAGATATGGCCTAGACaggaattatgcatttttttaacattgaccTTGAGCTTGCACATCTGAACCGGGGTCAAattcatgacacacccttaggtcataagcaatccctatctgaagtagaaacatcctatgtttctccataagaaaggtATAGACCTGACAAACTTATGAAGCTTTTCTTTCCAATGACACTGAGCTTGCTCAAATGACCATGGGTCGAAATCATGACACACCTTCAGGtgataagcaatctttgtgtgaagtaagaacttccaatgtttcacGTATGAAAGATAACAACCAGGCATAATTGCACAGACGgatggacaaggtgattccttttttaccaccaaaactttgtttgctgggggggggggggggggggattataaTAACAACAAATTTCAACAATAATAGAATAAGCAGATTTATATGCATACAGTGGttacaaataataaatatttggattttaGTGCAATAAGACAGCCCCCTTCTATTTTTTAGATCTATGTTTTATATAAAGCTATTGGAAAAGGGAAACATTTTTGCATGTACATATCAATTATTAATGCAGAAACATTTGTTTGATCAAACATTGCTCCTTGAAAGTTATAAATTCAGTATTGTACAGGTgtactactgtggtttcattaattttcaagggtatcaatttttagtggataaagtgaaaatcacagtttcaaggatttGTAAATTCGTTGCCAATGACCAAATctatacaaaatattaatagatattgcacttcaatgaacattaaatttcgtggatcaacttaacaacgaaatccacgaaaattggtattcaactaatattgatgaaaccacagtaaatgTTTACACGAGATCACACATACTAATGCTTTTAAATAAAGGCATCAATGCACCTGACTGCAAAATTTTTCTATCATAAATATTGAAGATTTGGCAACGATAAAAAGGATTGCCAAAGTTTTACAGACTCATGGATTTTGTGGAACTGCTTGTACGAAAGTTTTgtttcataatttgttttaGATAAGATTTCAAGGGTGTGGAGTCACCACAATATCTGCAAAAATTAAGCCACCAAGATTTccaatgatttcacagtatctaataaatatttggtgttcAACATCTAAAGTCTGATTGTCTGTCACAAAAAAAGATGACTGTATAAGATTACCGGTACCGTAAATGTCCCTTGATTTGGTGAGAAGCACAACCAACGTTGCAGAAAACAATTCTTGATATAAATTTGGCTTTCAATGAAGTTTGTCAAAAGAGGCAACCACTGGAACTAAACAAAGCAGTTAGCTACCTTATCCTAGCCACTATGTTGACTCTTACAGTGTTGTAAACCTTAGGTTCAAACAAAGCTCCCTTAATTATCTATGGAACACTACAAAATGTCAAACAGCAGGATATGATATCCCATTTATTCaatcaataatatttattttatccaGATGCCAAATGGAATCCTATCCAATGTGGATCTGTTTTATCACAGCTGTCAGAGAGAGGAGATCAGTACCACTGGATGTGGATGCTGGTTGATCCGTCTTTCCACAGTGGAGATTCTGTGTGGATTTGTGCTCTGCACATGGGACAAGTCTTTTCTCTATCAAACCACATGGAGACACAATTCTCACAAAATATATGCtgaaatcaaaaatcaaaattaagtttatctaatgaaaaatgtgtaaacaaaagTAATTACCCATATCATTCGTGCAATACCACCTGAAGATACAGTTGTCAGGTAAATACAGTTGTCAGGTAAATCTTACAGGTGTGCTATTTGTCAGTTTAATTTTACAGGTGTGCTACTTGTCAGGTAAACCTTACAGGTGTGTTATTTGTCAGGTAAATCTTACAGGTGTGCTATTTATCAGGTAAATCTTACAGGTGTGTTATTTGTCAGGTAAACCTTACAGGTGTGCTATTTGTCAGGTAAACCTTACAGGTGTGCTATTTGTTAGGTAAATCTTACAGCTGTGCTTTATTTGTCAGGTAAACCATACAGGTGTGCTATTTGTCGGGGAAAGCTTACTTTACAGGCCAGTTTGATTGGGTCCTTGTAGTCGTCCTGACATATGGGACAGTTCTCCCCACACTGGTTGATTTCAGTGGATGAGGGTCGGGATCCATAGGACTTAGACAAAAATAAAAGCCATTTAAGTATAAACAAGGCATCTCCATCACTGGAAGTTAAATCTGTAAGCATACAATCCTTACAGTGGCTGCTAATAACTGACAATGTTTACTTATAAGATTGATTTATTATGCATTATGAAAACACACACACTTCTTTCTTGTCGATCAAGTTTCAAGAagagtacagtaaaacatgcttatatTTAAGTGTCAGGGACGGGcaattttgcttcgttatattgagtgtaattcattatattcgtcaattttaaacatgtaataGTCTTGTGGAATGAAATTCACAttgcgtgttcgctataaccatgttttactgtatttagtTTCGTgtcattaaattaataattgattataATATCACATGCATCACATCTAGATTGTATTCAGCAATGATTATATTTACACTTACCACGTCCGACAATAGGCTCTTGAAAGACTTGAAGACTTCAAGGACTTTTGCAAGACACTGGAAAATCTGCACAAAGTGGTGAAAAGGGCATTTAGAAAAGAAGTTTATACAGAACTAGATTACGGGTACCTATATATACCAGTAGTACACACATTTCTCAAAGTATTTATTATCATATCAGAGACAGctttcaaacaaaacaaaaacgtttacaaaatataaactCATATTGAGCTGAGGCTGTAATGACTGACCTTCATTAGGAAATATAAGGCTACAAGAATAATGCCAAGCACCATTCCCTGGTCATCATACAGGAAGTGGAACCATGGAATTATGGGAGTTAGTAATCGGTACATCTGCATCACATTCTCCACTACCATGTAAATCTTTCcctaaacatacatgtacataactaCAATGTAAATCTTTCcctaaacatacatgtacataactaCAATGTAAATCTTTCcctaaacatacatgtacataactaCAATGTAAATCTTTCcctaaacatacatgtacataactaCAATTCAAATGCTAGACACAATCTCTGCAAAGTCCGAGTGAAAAAAACTGGAGATCATGTCAAttagtaatttttttatgaaaatcttcTTAAGTACTAGTAAATATTAACTTGTCTGATAATCTACATACCCTTCTCTTCTGTCCAAAAGGTAGAAGTGATAAGAATGCTTTGATAATAATAGTAGAAAATTTTAGGATAAAATCTGTCACAAGAACCATCCACAAATAATCCCAGAAATCGGAGTTGTGCAGCACTGGAAGCTGAAACATCAGTCTACAAAAGTCCACGTAATATCATAGAGGCTCAATACAAAGATTGGATACATGCTTCAGAtattattctattgttattaattaatggTATTTAAAGCAAGATAtttgtgagccaatgctcactagtaataccCCTGCCCTGGTGTAAATGTACACAATAAGTGAAGTCGACATTTGACAGGAAGTGActtctgattggtacaaaaatagacCCATCTGATCAAATAGCATGCCTGAACAATGAGtctattaaaatttcaaaatgcaatgaatagttgctgagaaatctttcaagaaaaatttgtttgaaaatttaggctaaaaataaacaaagttgtcatttcACAAGAAGTTAATGTTCAAttcgtaaaaaaatatattccacgatatggcatgcatAAATAAAGAgtgtctttaaaaaatcaagcatctgcgattaatagttgctgagaaaaatgcaacaaaatttTTGTACTGGAAGGACAGACACACAGaaggatggacagacagacacccaagggtaaaacagtataccccacTCTCCTTCGGAGCAGGGTATAATTAGATTTACTATAGACAAAAGGATAAAATGATAAAGCTCTCTAAAGTACTGTAAATAGTCcaaataccaaaaataattaaagatgtATCATTCTTTTGGTTTTTATTGACTTTATTTTTACACTTTAATTGTAACCAGTGACAACTTACACATTCCAAAGCACTTCTTCTTTAAAAGCGTACATGACGACAGCTATATTGGCTGACAGGAAAGTGATGATCCATAGGAATGGTAGAACCTGCCCGCGACAGGAGGAATTCTGAAACAGTTCAGTAAAACCCCGTTATAGCAGGGTTCTAGGGCCCAGAGAATTTACATTGCTATATCCGTAAGTTGTCAAAgtcttaaaaaagatttttttttacagtaaaagtTATTATAACAACATAATCTATGACTAGCTAACATTTTGCATTAAGtgtaacaaaaatcaaacttaCTTAGTACTGAAAATTTTACTGTACATGCAagcaaaaggaaaaaaagagaGATTGGGAACTCTAcaaaatctctaaaaatcttGTAGGCCTTTTTCAATTCTAGCACTACTTACCAATAAATTATCAACTACAAAATGTCAGATTTGTTTATGTCAATTATATTGATAGATTTTCAttcacaaaatgattttttaaaataaaaacctatTCAACATGATTCTTCGTACACTACTCTCGCTAGTTAAGGCGGTAAGCAATCTTACTCTAAGAGAGGACTGGTGCACAACTTTCTGCATTGTCATATTGGCATACACATGTGTCCCAAACATGGCCAGAAAAACAAAGAATCCTGCAAAATAGTAAACAATGAATCAATACAGAGGTCACCAAACAAACAACAGTTTGTATCTATACTTATATAAATGTCATCAGAAAAACTGATGCTACAAATTGAGTcgaaatacatttaaacaccATACAAAGATTTCTTTATTGCTTATCATATTATTAATATCATGTTCATAATGCTTTATCAAACATCATTTGCAATTAAAATCCATAAGTTGAGCTcccatttttttaatcaagtacATTAAGCTCTTTTTGTCTCTTTATAACAAAGTTCTAGATAAGACATGAAGCTATTGACATAAGTTTTGTGACCTTGACATTCATTAAATGACTTCGGATCTGGGTCTTTCTTACCTCTTTTCCAAAACTTTACAACTGAGTACCAGTAATATAAAACAATCTACGCCTTTGTTTATAATGAACAATTCTCTGCTATTTTAAAGCAAACATTTTCAgcaatacttaaaataaatgttgtttACCAAGAAAGTGTTGTGATAGCAGTTTTAAGGAAATGATGACTAAAAATCCCCCGGAATTGAGGATGATACTCTTGATACTGAAGCGATTGGTTGCACCGTCATGTGCATGTCCGTGCTCCCCTCCCTCGCCCTGGCCCGGTAAACCATTCTGGTTCTCGTCCTGAAAGAAACTACTTGGGATCTGGAAATGTTCATGAGACAATAGATTAGGGTTATTTTCTTCCTGTCCGGGAGTAAACTGCTGAGGATCCGTGTCGACATCTACGACGACCGAGGATTCGTGGGTTGGTTCCGGGTGGTGCTCTCTGGAGTTGAGGCGGTTGAGGATGACTCGATGGTGAGTGCTGGGGCCCATGATGTGGGGGACAAACCCGGACACTGCCTGCCCCACTCTGGGAATGTGGTCTTGTAGATTGGAGGTCATATTGAGATGCCAGGGGCCCTGGGGTACATCCGTTACTGGACTTGTCTGGTCAGCCATTTTATCATTGATCGATACATTCCAAATGTTTCAAAGGCAGTCTGGAAGAAAACACACATATATAGCTAttgttaaatatgaaatataggCTTAGATCCCTTCAGATTTGCCAATTCTTGCTGTTATCAATTTAATGCTATAATGAACATACTTACATCAAAACTTCACTGGCATTatacatttaataaatttaGAACAACATACTTTAATCAAGCAGGATTGTacaaaaaaaagattgttttatGAGATGACCCCATATGGGATGTTGTTGGATCTTGTACATAGGGTATCTGAGATTGATGAGTGGATTTACCGAATCAAGTAAACTTGTACCCAAACTGAGTTGTGCCCAACAAACTCGTAATGAAACAATACAGTCTTACCCAATCGCTGTGGTCCACTTGTACTCAAACATTTGATCACAACTTCACTAGTTAACTCGTACTTTTGAACAATATATTAgactaaagtacatgtattgatattatcataaaaaaaagaaaaagaaaattcatggtttttatttcttaaatacataaaaatatttgtcaaaactactaatacatgtaattgtattttttaagaatgaGATGAAAATATGGTTGTAAACAATGATATTTggattgtaaatataaaagattaGCTGATTACCGTAGCTAATGTTTTATATGATTACAAATAATACAGAAATAATGAGATAATTGAATTAAGAATTTTGGATATCCTCAAAATAGTTTAATGTTGTCTCCTTTAAGTTCGCCAATGATTTTCTTATATCAACATTTGATAGACAATTTTCTGTTTACATGCAGTCTTATCTTTAAAAGACCGATTAATCTGAATAATCATATtgcaaaatttataaattcttCTCATTCTTTCGAGGCaggcataaaaatataattgaagtcaattaaataaaaataacgtTACACACAGTGATACCTGTGAAAGTGTTATTGTAAATTTACATACCAAATTCGTAATGGTAATATTATAATTCTGTTTGTACGAGTCGATTAGTAAAAgttgtaataaaatatttaggtATGAGTGGACCACAGAATTAAGAGTTTGACAGGACCATTTGATTACTACGAGTCAGTTTGGGTACCAGTAGAAGTGACTGTAATTTAATTCACAAATCTAATTTCAATTACATGGAGGTAACTTTGTCTAATTCAAGTAATACACATGCATCAAATCAAACAGTGTGTTCAATACGTCTCAGATTACGATATCTAACATACAGACAGATAGGGATAGCTGCTTCTACTTGAACAGTCacagtacatacatgtagtgaGGTACCCATGTAGTGTAGTAGATCCTTTTAGACCTACAGCAATCTTTGAAGATAAGATTTTACTTAACATGCCATATTTCTAGAATGTTCGCAGGATTGATCCaccaaaagaaagcattttattgtatgaatatataaagtaaactttacCACAGAAACTGTCAAACAAGTGCCCCTGTTAAAAGATAATGAAGAGGACGTGTACAACTTG includes:
- the LOC128188170 gene encoding RING finger and transmembrane domain-containing protein 2-like, with translation MADQTSPVTDVPQGPWHLNMTSNLQDHIPRVGQAVSGFVPHIMGPSTHHRVILNRLNSREHHPEPTHESSVVVDVDTDPQQFTPGQEENNPNLLSHEHFQIPSSFFQDENQNGLPGQGEGGEHGHAHDGATNRFSIKSIILNSGGFLVIISLKLLSQHFLGFFVFLAMFGTHVYANMTMQKVVHQSSLRNSSCRGQVLPFLWIITFLSANIAVVMYAFKEEVLWNVLMFQLPVLHNSDFWDYLWMVLVTDFILKFSTIIIKAFLSLLPFGQKRRGKIYMVVENVMQMYRLLTPIIPWFHFLYDDQGMVLGIILVALYFLMKIFQCLAKVLEVFKSFKSLLSDVSYGSRPSSTEINQCGENCPICQDDYKDPIKLACKHIFCENCVSMWFDREKTCPMCRAQIHTESPLWKDGSTSIHIQWY